Sequence from the Acidobacteriota bacterium genome:
TTCAGGGTTCGGGGTTTGGAAGGATTGGTTCCTAATACTACAGCAAGGTTTCGGTTTTAATCTGCGAAGCGGGTGTTGGCTACCAACCTGCACTTAATACTACAACGAGGTTTTAATAAAAAACCGAGTTTTGAGCCCAGGAACTGGGCGGCAGGCATTAGCGGTTAGTGGTTAGTGGTTAGAAATCAATACTTTCGAAGAAGAACCAGGCACCAGTCACCAATGACTAACCACTAACCACTAACCACTTGTACTTTCTTCATTCCAGAAAAAGGAGTTAGCTGTCCATGAAATTTACCGAAGAGCATCAGATGTTTCGGGAGTCACTCCGGCGTTTTATCGAAAAAGAAATCAATCCCTATGTGGAGGAGTGGGAACATGCGGAAATCTTTCCAGCCAAAGCTCTCATCGC
This genomic interval carries:
- a CDS encoding acyl-CoA dehydrogenase family protein gives rise to the protein MKFTEEHQMFRESLRRFIEKEINPYVEEWEHAEIFPAKALIA